The proteins below are encoded in one region of Corynebacterium sphenisci DSM 44792:
- a CDS encoding TPM domain-containing protein, translated as MIIPAHRPDRPRRGRRLAAALACGAALALPVAGLAGLAAAPPAVAEAPRQSPEPLVDDAGVLPAGEARRIADRLTAVQADTGTKLYVIFVRSFDGMGAERWAAEALTAQGGADNMAVAAIAVEDRLIGTYAGPDASVTGPELNEAVRDVLAGSGANPDWAAAADAAVDAAAGGGGIGAGVALGGLAAAGAIGGGAVAWSSRRRKRRLAGELAAARGIRPGDVAALDAQSTEVLRGLAAEELTSTDQSVRTAADELELARAEFGAERVADLERALAHSRSTLDRAFRLHESLSGAELDEATRRATLLEIISTCGSADEALDARAADYREMRTQLMNAGGALDELTRRCIDARTRMESARATLAALRERHPAETLASVNDNVDIAAAHIAEAEQAVGRARPMLTLPAGEQGGIVDAIHDAQVSLAQVDRLLEAVEHADARIAQAGRGLPALIDEVAAEVEEGRRLLDAGALGLDAPALSEAMAEGSAAVDAARAGGDSDPLGAWTRLTEADAALDEQLDSARDAADRHRRTTATLGNAIREARTRVDAAQALIGTRGRIVGGDARALLHEAQRLLDSAVSGAAAIDAGRVPAGEELVWPRRAIGQAREASKKARDAEQRARRDIEEHRERTAYRGGGGGGSFIAGAILGSMMGGGGGGGFGGGGFGGGFGGGGGFGGGGGFTGGSSGF; from the coding sequence ATGATCATCCCCGCGCACCGCCCCGACCGACCCCGCCGCGGCCGCCGCCTGGCCGCCGCCCTCGCCTGCGGGGCGGCGCTCGCCCTGCCGGTGGCCGGCCTGGCCGGCCTCGCCGCCGCCCCGCCGGCGGTGGCCGAGGCGCCCCGGCAGAGCCCGGAGCCGCTGGTCGACGATGCCGGGGTGCTGCCCGCCGGCGAGGCCCGGCGGATCGCGGACCGGCTCACCGCGGTGCAGGCGGACACCGGCACCAAGCTCTACGTGATCTTCGTGCGCTCCTTCGACGGGATGGGCGCCGAGCGGTGGGCCGCCGAGGCGCTCACCGCCCAGGGCGGGGCGGACAACATGGCGGTGGCCGCGATCGCGGTGGAGGACCGCCTGATCGGCACCTACGCGGGCCCGGACGCCTCGGTGACCGGGCCGGAGCTCAACGAGGCGGTCCGCGATGTGCTCGCCGGCTCCGGTGCGAACCCGGACTGGGCGGCGGCGGCCGATGCGGCCGTCGACGCCGCCGCCGGCGGCGGCGGAATCGGCGCCGGGGTGGCCCTGGGCGGGCTCGCCGCCGCCGGGGCGATCGGCGGCGGTGCGGTGGCCTGGAGCAGCCGGCGGCGCAAGCGCCGGCTGGCCGGGGAGCTCGCCGCGGCCCGCGGGATCCGCCCCGGCGACGTCGCCGCCCTGGACGCCCAGTCCACCGAGGTGCTGCGGGGCCTCGCCGCCGAGGAGCTGACCTCCACCGACCAGTCGGTGCGCACCGCCGCCGATGAGCTGGAGCTGGCCCGCGCCGAATTCGGCGCGGAGCGGGTGGCCGATCTGGAGCGCGCCCTGGCGCATTCCCGGTCCACCCTGGACCGGGCCTTCCGGCTGCACGAGTCGCTGTCCGGGGCGGAGCTGGACGAGGCCACCCGCCGGGCCACCCTGCTGGAGATCATCTCCACCTGCGGCAGCGCCGACGAGGCCCTGGACGCCCGGGCCGCGGACTACCGGGAGATGCGCACCCAGCTGATGAACGCCGGGGGCGCCCTGGACGAGCTCACCCGCCGGTGCATCGACGCGCGCACCCGGATGGAGTCCGCCCGGGCCACCCTGGCCGCGCTGCGCGAACGCCATCCCGCGGAGACGCTGGCCTCCGTGAACGACAACGTGGACATCGCCGCGGCGCATATCGCGGAGGCGGAGCAGGCGGTGGGCCGGGCCCGGCCGATGCTGACGCTGCCCGCCGGGGAGCAGGGCGGGATCGTCGACGCCATCCACGACGCCCAGGTGTCCCTGGCCCAGGTGGACCGGCTGCTGGAGGCGGTGGAGCACGCCGACGCCCGGATCGCCCAGGCCGGCCGGGGCCTGCCCGCCCTGATCGACGAGGTCGCCGCGGAGGTCGAGGAGGGCCGCCGGCTGCTCGACGCCGGCGCCCTGGGCCTGGACGCGCCGGCGCTGTCCGAGGCCATGGCGGAGGGCTCCGCCGCGGTGGACGCCGCCCGCGCCGGCGGCGACTCCGATCCGCTGGGCGCGTGGACCCGGCTCACCGAGGCCGACGCGGCCCTGGACGAGCAGCTCGACTCCGCCCGGGACGCCGCGGACCGGCACCGGCGCACCACCGCCACCCTGGGCAACGCGATCCGGGAGGCGCGGACCCGGGTGGATGCGGCGCAGGCGCTGATCGGCACCCGCGGCCGGATCGTGGGCGGCGACGCCCGGGCGCTGCTGCACGAGGCGCAGCGGCTGCTGGACTCCGCCGTCTCCGGGGCGGCGGCCATCGACGCCGGGCGGGTGCCCGCCGGGGAGGAGCTGGTGTGGCCGCGGCGGGCCATCGGCCAGGCCCGGGAGGCCTCGAAGAAGGCCCGGGACGCCGAGCAGCGGGCCCGCCGGGACATCGAGGAGCACCGGGAGCGCACCGCCTACCGGGGCGGGGGCGGCGGCGGCAGCTTCATCGCCGGCGCCATCCTGGGCTCCATGATGGGCGGCGGCGGGGGCGGCGGCTTCGGCGGCGGCGGCTTCGGCGGCGGATTCGGCGGGGGCGGCGGCTTCGGCGGCGGCGGCGGGTTCACCGGCGGCTCCAGCGGCTTCTGA
- a CDS encoding glycine--tRNA ligase, with product MAPKSIVDTVANLCKRRGFVYPCGEIYGGTRSAWDYGPLGVELKENIKRQWWRTFVTGRADVVGLDSSIVLPRQVWQASGHVETFTDPLVESLHTHKRYRADHLLEAYEAKHGHPPANGLADVPDPETGQPGKWTEPQLFSGLMKTYLGPVDNEEGLHYMRPETAQGIFVNFKNVMTTARMKPPFGIGQTGKAFRNEITPGNFIFRTREFEQMEIEYFVAPEDAPAKFDEWVQACWDWFLDLGIDPENIRQFDVPADERAHYSARTIDFEYRFGFTGGEWGELMGVANRTDYDLGCHIEHSGEDLRYHDQVTGEKYVPYVIEPSFGLTRALMAFLCDAYAEEEVPNAKGGTDTRTVLKLDPRLSPVKVAVLPLSKKDTLTPVAEDIAARLRRHWNVDYDITGAIGRRYRRQDEIGTPLCVTVDFDTLEDDAVTVRDRDTMEQERVRIDELEAHLAARLVGC from the coding sequence ATGGCGCCCAAGTCGATCGTCGACACCGTCGCGAACCTGTGCAAGCGCAGGGGGTTCGTCTACCCCTGCGGCGAGATCTACGGCGGCACCCGGTCCGCCTGGGACTACGGTCCGCTCGGGGTGGAGCTGAAGGAGAACATCAAGCGGCAGTGGTGGCGCACCTTCGTCACCGGCCGCGCCGACGTGGTCGGCCTGGACTCCTCGATCGTGCTGCCCCGGCAGGTGTGGCAGGCCTCCGGGCACGTGGAGACCTTCACCGACCCGCTGGTGGAGTCGCTGCACACGCATAAGCGCTACCGCGCCGACCACCTGCTGGAGGCCTACGAGGCCAAGCACGGCCACCCCCCGGCCAACGGCCTGGCCGATGTGCCCGATCCGGAGACCGGCCAGCCCGGCAAGTGGACCGAGCCGCAGTTGTTCTCCGGGCTGATGAAGACCTACCTCGGCCCGGTGGACAACGAGGAGGGGCTGCACTACATGCGCCCGGAGACCGCGCAGGGCATCTTCGTCAACTTCAAGAACGTGATGACCACCGCCCGGATGAAGCCGCCCTTCGGCATCGGGCAGACCGGCAAGGCCTTCCGCAACGAGATCACCCCGGGCAACTTCATCTTCCGCACCCGCGAGTTCGAGCAGATGGAGATCGAGTACTTCGTCGCCCCCGAGGACGCCCCCGCCAAGTTCGACGAGTGGGTGCAGGCCTGCTGGGACTGGTTCCTGGACCTGGGCATCGACCCGGAGAACATCCGCCAGTTCGACGTGCCCGCCGATGAGCGCGCGCACTACTCGGCGCGCACCATCGACTTCGAGTACCGCTTCGGCTTCACCGGCGGCGAATGGGGCGAGCTGATGGGCGTGGCCAACCGCACCGATTACGACCTGGGCTGCCATATCGAGCACTCCGGGGAGGATCTGCGCTACCACGACCAGGTCACCGGGGAGAAGTACGTGCCCTACGTGATCGAGCCCTCCTTCGGGCTGACCCGTGCGCTGATGGCCTTCCTCTGCGACGCCTACGCCGAGGAGGAGGTGCCCAATGCCAAGGGCGGCACCGACACCCGCACCGTGCTCAAGCTGGACCCGCGGCTGTCCCCGGTGAAGGTGGCGGTGCTGCCGCTGTCCAAGAAGGACACGCTCACCCCGGTGGCCGAGGACATCGCCGCCCGGCTGCGCCGGCACTGGAACGTCGACTACGACATCACCGGCGCGATCGGGCGCCGCTACCGCCGCCAGGACGAGATCGGCACCCCGCTGTGCGTCACCGTGGACTTCGACACCCTCGAGGATGACGCGGTCACCGTGCGCGATCGTGACACCATGGAGCAGGAGCGGGTCCGCATCGACGAGCTGGAGGCCCACCTGGCGGCCCGCCTGGTGGGCTGCTGA
- a CDS encoding Fur family transcriptional regulator: MAVQRPGGSAAGAARRIGVRTTKQRTAVVEVLQDRDNFLSARQIHRELGDRGFSVGLTTVYRTLQSLVDADAADVLHTEAGEAVYRLCSDEHHHHLLCTACGATVEIGGGPVERWAAELAEAHGYLMTGHSAEIFGLCARCRRSAEAGSA, encoded by the coding sequence GTGGCGGTGCAGAGGCCCGGCGGTTCCGCCGCGGGCGCGGCCCGGCGGATCGGGGTGCGCACGACGAAGCAGCGCACCGCGGTGGTGGAGGTGCTCCAGGATCGGGACAACTTCCTCTCCGCGCGCCAGATCCACCGCGAGCTCGGCGACCGGGGCTTCAGCGTGGGCCTGACCACCGTCTACCGCACCCTGCAGTCCCTGGTCGACGCGGACGCCGCCGATGTGCTGCACACCGAGGCCGGGGAGGCGGTGTACCGGCTGTGCTCCGATGAGCACCACCACCATCTGCTGTGCACCGCCTGCGGGGCCACCGTGGAGATCGGCGGCGGCCCGGTGGAGCGGTGGGCCGCCGAACTCGCCGAGGCGCACGGCTACCTGATGACCGGGCATTCCGCGGAGATCTTCGGCCTGTGCGCGCGGTGCCGGCGCTCCGCGGAGGCCGGCTCGGCCTAG
- a CDS encoding isoprenyl transferase, protein MPAEFVPRHIALVMDGNGRWATERGLKRTEGHRRGEAVLMDCVDACLEMGVAHLSAYAFSTENWRRSAEEVRFLMGFNRDVLRRRRDDLDAKGVRVRWAGRRPRLWRSVIRELETAERQTAGNTRMTLYMCVNYGGRAEIVDAARAVAAAAREGRLRPEDIDEATFAGFLDEPGMPDVDLFLRPSGERRTSNFLPWQSAYAELVFQDKLFPDFRREDLRAAVVEYAGRDRRFGGVR, encoded by the coding sequence CGCTGGGCCACCGAGCGGGGCCTGAAGCGCACCGAGGGCCACCGCCGCGGCGAGGCGGTGCTCATGGACTGCGTGGACGCCTGCCTGGAGATGGGCGTGGCGCACCTGTCCGCCTACGCCTTCTCCACGGAGAACTGGCGCCGCTCCGCCGAGGAGGTGCGCTTCCTGATGGGCTTCAACCGGGACGTGCTGCGCCGGCGCCGCGACGACCTCGACGCCAAGGGGGTGCGGGTGCGCTGGGCGGGCCGGCGGCCCCGGCTGTGGCGCTCGGTGATCCGGGAGCTGGAGACCGCGGAGCGGCAGACCGCCGGCAACACCCGGATGACCCTGTACATGTGCGTCAACTACGGCGGCCGCGCCGAGATCGTCGACGCCGCCCGGGCGGTGGCCGCCGCCGCCCGGGAGGGCCGGCTGCGCCCCGAGGACATCGACGAGGCGACCTTCGCCGGGTTCCTCGACGAGCCGGGGATGCCGGACGTGGACCTGTTCCTGCGCCCCTCCGGGGAGCGGCGCACCTCCAACTTCCTGCCCTGGCAGTCCGCCTACGCGGAGCTGGTCTTCCAGGACAAGCTCTTCCCCGACTTCCGGCGCGAGGATCTGCGCGCCGCGGTGGTGGAGTACGCCGGCCGGGACCGCCGCTTCGGCGGGGTGCGCTAG